One window of Myxocyprinus asiaticus isolate MX2 ecotype Aquarium Trade chromosome 4, UBuf_Myxa_2, whole genome shotgun sequence genomic DNA carries:
- the traf2b gene encoding TNF receptor-associated factor 2 isoform X1, with the protein MMINTSEAVGKWKGMARPSLPSSLDSTLPGISRDVLTVSMEPKYQCQQCKEILRKPFQAQCGHRFCVFCFKQLTSSGPIPCEACRAEGIFEEELSMLNITVAFPDNAARREIDSLPAKCTNEGCIWTGTLKDYENQHEGHCEFERVKCEACQVLILRSEKDRHNERECEARTLNCKYCKVTFNFKDIKAHDEICLKFPMQCKDCGKKKIPREKFQEHSKSCAKSKSACQFSEIGCRAVVDNGRLQEHEQTSVMEHLRLMLAVLSSVRLRAEGAGEWQEDSGLGLYRGPEDAPPAGAHAAAHNAGRGDGPGVQQKVTALENIVSVLNREVERSALTLEALSRQHRLDQEKIENLSNKVRQLERTITMRDLQLAESEQSLRELQFCTYDGVFIWKIADFSRRRQDAVGGRAPAMFSPAFYSSKYGYKMCLRLYLNGDGTGRGTHLSLFFVVMRGKYDALLKWPFSQKVTLMLLDQNNREHIIDAFRPDVSSTSFQRPISEMNIASGCPLFCPLAKLAGKSSYLRDDTIFIKAIVDLTGL; encoded by the exons ATG atgaTCAACACTAGTGAAGCTGTGGGTAAATGGAAGGGAATGGCACGTCCATCTTTGCCCTCCTCTTTGGACTCCACATTGCCTGGAATATCTCGGGACGTTTTGACAGTGTCCATGGAACCAAAATATCAATGCCAGCAGTGTAAAGAGATTCTAAGAAAACCTTTTCAAGCACAGTGTGGACATCGCTTCTGTGTGTTCTGTTTCAAACAACTCACCAG TTCAGGCCCCATACCCTGTGAAGCCTGCCGTGCTGAGGGTATATTTGAAGAGGAACTGTCTATGCTCAATATTACAGTG GCATTTCCTGACAACGCAGCACGACGAGAAATTGATAGTTTGCCAGCAAAGTGCACAAATGAAGGCTGTATATGGACTGGAACATTAAAAGACTATGAG AATCAGCATGAAGGTCACTGTGAATTTGAGCGTGTGAAATGTGAAGCATGTCAAGTTCTTATCTTGCGTAGTGAGAAAGACCGTCACAATGAGCGGGAATGTGAAGCCAGAACCCTCAACTGCAAGTACTGCAAGGTCACATTCAACTTCAAGGATATTAAG GCCCACGATGAAATTTGTCTGAAGTTTCCCATGCAATGCAAAGACTGTGGCAAAAAGAAAATCCCACGAGAGAAG TTTCAAGAACACAGCAAGTCCTGTGCCAAGTCCAAGTCGGCATGCCAGTTCAGTGAGATTGGCTGCAGGGCTGTG GTTGACAATGGTAGGCTGCAGGAGCACGAACAGACCAGTGTGATGGAGCATTTGCGTCTGATGTTGGCGGTACTCTCCTCTGTGCGCCTGCGTGCCGAGGGAGCCGGTGAGTGGCAGGAAGATTCGGGGCTGGGACTCTACCGTGGACCTGAAGATGCTCCTCCCGCAGGGGCTCATGCTGCCGCCCATAATGCAGGAAGAGGTGACGGTCCTGGTGTCCAACAGAAAGTCACCGCGTTGGAGAACATAGTTTCTGTGCTGAATCGAGAGGTGGAGCGTTCAGCCCTGACTCTGGAGGCGTTGTCTCGACAACATCGCCTAGACCAGGAAAAGATCGAGAACTTATCGAACAAG GTGCGACAGCTGGAACGGACTATAACCATGCGAGATCTGCAGTTAGCAGAGTCCGAGCAGTCTTTGCGGGAGCTGCAGTTTTGCACTTACGATGGTGTTTTCATATGGAAAATAGCAGACTTCTCTCGCCGCAGACAAGACGCAGTGGGCGGCCGAGCTCCAGCTATGTTCTCACCTG CGTTCTACTCCAGTAAATATGGTTACAAGATGTGTCTGAGACTGTATCTGAATGGAGACGgcacaggcaggggcacacaccTCTCGCTGTTCTTTGTGGTCATGAGGGGCAAATACGATGCGCTCTTAAAATGGCCCTTCAGCCAGAAG GTGACATTGATGCTTTTGGACCAGAACAACAGAGAGCACATTATTGATGCTTTCAGGCCTGATGTGAGCTCCACTTCCTTCCAGAGACCCATTAGTGAGATGAACATCGCTAGTGGATGCCCACTTTTCTGCCCCCTCGCCAAGCTGGCAGGCAAAAGCTCTTACTTGAGAGACGATACAATATTTATTAAAGCCATAGTggatctcactggattataa
- the traf2b gene encoding TNF receptor-associated factor 2 isoform X2: MINTSEAVGKWKGMARPSLPSSLDSTLPGISRDVLTVSMEPKYQCQQCKEILRKPFQAQCGHRFCVFCFKQLTSSGPIPCEACRAEGIFEEELSMLNITVAFPDNAARREIDSLPAKCTNEGCIWTGTLKDYENQHEGHCEFERVKCEACQVLILRSEKDRHNERECEARTLNCKYCKVTFNFKDIKAHDEICLKFPMQCKDCGKKKIPREKFQEHSKSCAKSKSACQFSEIGCRAVVDNGRLQEHEQTSVMEHLRLMLAVLSSVRLRAEGAGEWQEDSGLGLYRGPEDAPPAGAHAAAHNAGRGDGPGVQQKVTALENIVSVLNREVERSALTLEALSRQHRLDQEKIENLSNKVRQLERTITMRDLQLAESEQSLRELQFCTYDGVFIWKIADFSRRRQDAVGGRAPAMFSPAFYSSKYGYKMCLRLYLNGDGTGRGTHLSLFFVVMRGKYDALLKWPFSQKVTLMLLDQNNREHIIDAFRPDVSSTSFQRPISEMNIASGCPLFCPLAKLAGKSSYLRDDTIFIKAIVDLTGL; the protein is encoded by the exons atgaTCAACACTAGTGAAGCTGTGGGTAAATGGAAGGGAATGGCACGTCCATCTTTGCCCTCCTCTTTGGACTCCACATTGCCTGGAATATCTCGGGACGTTTTGACAGTGTCCATGGAACCAAAATATCAATGCCAGCAGTGTAAAGAGATTCTAAGAAAACCTTTTCAAGCACAGTGTGGACATCGCTTCTGTGTGTTCTGTTTCAAACAACTCACCAG TTCAGGCCCCATACCCTGTGAAGCCTGCCGTGCTGAGGGTATATTTGAAGAGGAACTGTCTATGCTCAATATTACAGTG GCATTTCCTGACAACGCAGCACGACGAGAAATTGATAGTTTGCCAGCAAAGTGCACAAATGAAGGCTGTATATGGACTGGAACATTAAAAGACTATGAG AATCAGCATGAAGGTCACTGTGAATTTGAGCGTGTGAAATGTGAAGCATGTCAAGTTCTTATCTTGCGTAGTGAGAAAGACCGTCACAATGAGCGGGAATGTGAAGCCAGAACCCTCAACTGCAAGTACTGCAAGGTCACATTCAACTTCAAGGATATTAAG GCCCACGATGAAATTTGTCTGAAGTTTCCCATGCAATGCAAAGACTGTGGCAAAAAGAAAATCCCACGAGAGAAG TTTCAAGAACACAGCAAGTCCTGTGCCAAGTCCAAGTCGGCATGCCAGTTCAGTGAGATTGGCTGCAGGGCTGTG GTTGACAATGGTAGGCTGCAGGAGCACGAACAGACCAGTGTGATGGAGCATTTGCGTCTGATGTTGGCGGTACTCTCCTCTGTGCGCCTGCGTGCCGAGGGAGCCGGTGAGTGGCAGGAAGATTCGGGGCTGGGACTCTACCGTGGACCTGAAGATGCTCCTCCCGCAGGGGCTCATGCTGCCGCCCATAATGCAGGAAGAGGTGACGGTCCTGGTGTCCAACAGAAAGTCACCGCGTTGGAGAACATAGTTTCTGTGCTGAATCGAGAGGTGGAGCGTTCAGCCCTGACTCTGGAGGCGTTGTCTCGACAACATCGCCTAGACCAGGAAAAGATCGAGAACTTATCGAACAAG GTGCGACAGCTGGAACGGACTATAACCATGCGAGATCTGCAGTTAGCAGAGTCCGAGCAGTCTTTGCGGGAGCTGCAGTTTTGCACTTACGATGGTGTTTTCATATGGAAAATAGCAGACTTCTCTCGCCGCAGACAAGACGCAGTGGGCGGCCGAGCTCCAGCTATGTTCTCACCTG CGTTCTACTCCAGTAAATATGGTTACAAGATGTGTCTGAGACTGTATCTGAATGGAGACGgcacaggcaggggcacacaccTCTCGCTGTTCTTTGTGGTCATGAGGGGCAAATACGATGCGCTCTTAAAATGGCCCTTCAGCCAGAAG GTGACATTGATGCTTTTGGACCAGAACAACAGAGAGCACATTATTGATGCTTTCAGGCCTGATGTGAGCTCCACTTCCTTCCAGAGACCCATTAGTGAGATGAACATCGCTAGTGGATGCCCACTTTTCTGCCCCCTCGCCAAGCTGGCAGGCAAAAGCTCTTACTTGAGAGACGATACAATATTTATTAAAGCCATAGTggatctcactggattataa
- the traf2b gene encoding TNF receptor-associated factor 2 isoform X3, which produces MLNITVAFPDNAARREIDSLPAKCTNEGCIWTGTLKDYENQHEGHCEFERVKCEACQVLILRSEKDRHNERECEARTLNCKYCKVTFNFKDIKAHDEICLKFPMQCKDCGKKKIPREKFQEHSKSCAKSKSACQFSEIGCRAVVDNGRLQEHEQTSVMEHLRLMLAVLSSVRLRAEGAGEWQEDSGLGLYRGPEDAPPAGAHAAAHNAGRGDGPGVQQKVTALENIVSVLNREVERSALTLEALSRQHRLDQEKIENLSNKVRQLERTITMRDLQLAESEQSLRELQFCTYDGVFIWKIADFSRRRQDAVGGRAPAMFSPAFYSSKYGYKMCLRLYLNGDGTGRGTHLSLFFVVMRGKYDALLKWPFSQKVTLMLLDQNNREHIIDAFRPDVSSTSFQRPISEMNIASGCPLFCPLAKLAGKSSYLRDDTIFIKAIVDLTGL; this is translated from the exons ATGCTCAATATTACAGTG GCATTTCCTGACAACGCAGCACGACGAGAAATTGATAGTTTGCCAGCAAAGTGCACAAATGAAGGCTGTATATGGACTGGAACATTAAAAGACTATGAG AATCAGCATGAAGGTCACTGTGAATTTGAGCGTGTGAAATGTGAAGCATGTCAAGTTCTTATCTTGCGTAGTGAGAAAGACCGTCACAATGAGCGGGAATGTGAAGCCAGAACCCTCAACTGCAAGTACTGCAAGGTCACATTCAACTTCAAGGATATTAAG GCCCACGATGAAATTTGTCTGAAGTTTCCCATGCAATGCAAAGACTGTGGCAAAAAGAAAATCCCACGAGAGAAG TTTCAAGAACACAGCAAGTCCTGTGCCAAGTCCAAGTCGGCATGCCAGTTCAGTGAGATTGGCTGCAGGGCTGTG GTTGACAATGGTAGGCTGCAGGAGCACGAACAGACCAGTGTGATGGAGCATTTGCGTCTGATGTTGGCGGTACTCTCCTCTGTGCGCCTGCGTGCCGAGGGAGCCGGTGAGTGGCAGGAAGATTCGGGGCTGGGACTCTACCGTGGACCTGAAGATGCTCCTCCCGCAGGGGCTCATGCTGCCGCCCATAATGCAGGAAGAGGTGACGGTCCTGGTGTCCAACAGAAAGTCACCGCGTTGGAGAACATAGTTTCTGTGCTGAATCGAGAGGTGGAGCGTTCAGCCCTGACTCTGGAGGCGTTGTCTCGACAACATCGCCTAGACCAGGAAAAGATCGAGAACTTATCGAACAAG GTGCGACAGCTGGAACGGACTATAACCATGCGAGATCTGCAGTTAGCAGAGTCCGAGCAGTCTTTGCGGGAGCTGCAGTTTTGCACTTACGATGGTGTTTTCATATGGAAAATAGCAGACTTCTCTCGCCGCAGACAAGACGCAGTGGGCGGCCGAGCTCCAGCTATGTTCTCACCTG CGTTCTACTCCAGTAAATATGGTTACAAGATGTGTCTGAGACTGTATCTGAATGGAGACGgcacaggcaggggcacacaccTCTCGCTGTTCTTTGTGGTCATGAGGGGCAAATACGATGCGCTCTTAAAATGGCCCTTCAGCCAGAAG GTGACATTGATGCTTTTGGACCAGAACAACAGAGAGCACATTATTGATGCTTTCAGGCCTGATGTGAGCTCCACTTCCTTCCAGAGACCCATTAGTGAGATGAACATCGCTAGTGGATGCCCACTTTTCTGCCCCCTCGCCAAGCTGGCAGGCAAAAGCTCTTACTTGAGAGACGATACAATATTTATTAAAGCCATAGTggatctcactggattataa